In Mangifera indica cultivar Alphonso chromosome 1, CATAS_Mindica_2.1, whole genome shotgun sequence, a single genomic region encodes these proteins:
- the LOC123228815 gene encoding UDP-rhamnose/UDP-galactose transporter 1-like: MEVENSKKSSVSDAGAWGMNVVSSVGLIMANKQLMSPNGLGFGFATTLTGFHFTVTALVGLVSNAAGYSASKHVPFWELLWFSIVANMSITGMNFSLMLNSVGFYQISKLSMIPVVCVMEWILHSKHYSKEVKMAVVVVVVGVGVCTVTDVKVNAKGFICACVAVLSTSLQQISIGSLQKKYSIGSFELLSKTAPIQAISLVLSGPFIDYSLNGKFLFNYNLSYGALFLIVISCSLAVFCNVSQYLCIGRFSAVSFQVLGHMKTVCVLILGWLLFDSELTLKNILGMSMAVVGMVVYSWAVEAEKKANSQVRNNVSEENAQLLKQNSDLQSEVKDVELGKSRG; encoded by the exons ATGGAGGTGGAGAATAGCAAGAAGTCATCGGTGTCAGATGCTGGAGCTTGGGGGATGAACGTTGTCAGCTCTGTGGGACTTATCATGGCCAACAAACAGCTCATGTCTCCCAATGGTTTGGGTTTTGGATTTG CCACAACTTTAACTGGGTTCCATTTCACTGTGACTGCATTGGTGGGGTTGGTGTCAAATGCGGCTGGCTATTCTGCATCAAAGCATGTTCCCTTTTGGGAGCTTCTTTGGTTCTCAATTGTTGCTAACATGTCAATCACTGGAATGAACTTCAGCCTCATGCTCAACTCTGTTGGATTTTATCAG ATTTCAAAGTTGAGCATGATTCCTGTTGTTTGTGTGATGGAGTGGATTCTTCACAGCAAACACTATTCAAAAGAAGTGAAGATGGctgtggtggtggtggttgttGGTGTTGGTGTGTGCACAGTGACTGATGTGAAGGTTAATGCCAAGGGGTTCATATGTGCCTGCGTGGCTGTCTTGTCCACATCCTTGCAACAGATT TCAATTGGTTCACTACAGAAGAAGTACTCTATAGGCTCTTTTGAACTGCTCAGCAAGACAGCTCCAATACAAGCAATCTCCCTGGTTTTATCTGGCCCTTTCATAGACTACAGCCTCAatggaaaatttttgtttaattacaaCTTATCTTATGGTGCACTT TTTTTGATCGTGATCTCGTGCTCCCTAGCAGTCTTCTGCAATGTGAGCCAGTACCTCTGCATTGGCCGCTTCTCGGCTGTGTCTTTCCAGGTTTTAGGCCACATGAAAACTGTCTGTGTCCTCATTCTGGGATGGCTGCTCTTTGATTCAGAGCTCacacttaaaaatatattgggAATGAGTATGGCTGTAGTGGGCATGGTGGTGTATAGTTGGGCAGTGGAGGCTGAGAAAAAGGCCAATTCCCAAGTCAGAAACAATGTTTCTGAAGAGAATGCACAGTTGTTAAAGCAGAATTCAGATCTTCAATCTGAGGTTAAGGATGTTGAGCTTGGTAAGTCCAGAGGCTAA
- the LOC123223907 gene encoding aspartic proteinase NANA, chloroplast-like, which produces MTTTISFPFPFLILFFLLSNNAFLQQPLAAPSTSPHQFARFDLIHRHSPLLTQRHDKSLHPPETPLERFKELVHSDISRQQRVSHRPSQRRKTAQEPTDNSTSINYPLRSAAEIGVGQFFVTIDVGTPPKRFALIADTGSDLTWINCKSSKCSTCKKGFKFPPLKLFLPDKSSTFESIPCGSPKCKKDFSILFSLNICPTPLSPCNYQYNYIDDSVAYGYFANEVVAFGTDAQNNAKTHKMLVGCTESSVGIKGLDGVLGLGYSNYSFAMTAARMYNNKFSYCLVDHLSPSTKVGYLHFGENSQKSTKMQYTELLLRTQDQFYAVNVSGISVGGQQLDINPAIFDATGDGGVLLDTGSTLTSMALPAYKPLMEALTAPLKKFKRVNLDVSTLEFCFSSVGFDESIVPPLVWHFADGAEFVPPKKSYIIDAAKGVKCVGLYSTRYPGASIIGSIMQQNHLWEFDLENRKVGFGLSPCV; this is translated from the coding sequence ATGACCACTACTATTTctttccctttccctttcctcatcctcttctttctcctttccaACAATGCTTTCCTGCAACAACCTCTTGCCGCCCCTTCTACTTCTCCTCATCAATTTGCACGCTTCGACCTGATCCATCGCCATTCACCCTTGCTCACCCAACGCCATGACAAATCTCTCCACCCTCCAGAGACTCCGCTTGAACGATTTAAGGAGCTTGTTCACAGTGACATTTCCAGGCAGCAAAGGGTCTCCCACAGGCCTAGCCAGAGAAGGAAAACTGCCCAGGAACCCACAGATAACTCAACCTCCATTAACTATCCTCTGCGCTCCGCTGCAGAAATCGGAGTTGGTCAGTTTTTCGTGACGATTGATGTCGGTACTCCTCCGAAGAGATTCGCCCTTATAGCTGACACAGGCAGCGATTTGACATGGATAAACTGCAAGTCGAGCAAATGTAGTACCTGTAAAAAGGGCTTCAAATTCCCTCCTCTGAAATTATTCCTGCCTGATAAATCATCAACTTTTGAGAGCATTCCCTGCGGTTCGCCTAAATGCAAAAAGGACTTCTCGATTTTGTTTTCCTTAAACATCTGTCCTACTCCCCTTTCGCCCTGCAATTACCAGTACAATTACATTGATGATTCAGTGGCCTATGGGTACTTTGCCAATGAAGTTGTCGCATTCGGGACGGATGCCCAGAACAATGCGAAGACGCACAAAATGCTGGTCGGTTGCACAGAGTCATCGGTGGGCATTAAAGGTTTAGATGGAGTACTTGGACTAGGATACAGCAACTATTCTTTTGCAATGACGGCAGCAAGAATGTACAATAACAAGTTCTCATATTGCCTGGTTGATCATTTGAGTCCGAGCACCAAAGTTGGCTATCTTCATTTCGGAGAAAATTCCCAAAAATCGACGAAAATGCAATACACAGAGCTACTCCTGAGAACTCAGGATCAATTCTATGCAGTGAATGTGAGCGGAATCTCGGTGGGAGGCCAACAACTGGACATCAACCCTGCAATTTTCGATGCAACGGGCGATGGAGGGGTGCTTCTTGACACGGGTTCTACATTAACATCCATGGCATTGCCAGCATACAAGCCTTTGATGGAGGCTCTCACAGCCCCTCTGAAGAAATTCAAGAGGGTGAATTTAGATGTGTCGACTTTGGAGTTTTGTTTCAGCTCTGTGGGATTTGACGAGAGCATTGTGCCACCACTTGTGTGGCATTTCGCCGATGGGGCTGAATTTGTGCCACCGAAGAAAAGTTACATTATTGATGCAGCTAAAGGGGTTAAGTGTGTGGGACTTTATTCTACTCGTTATCCAGGGGCCTCTATAATTGGTAGCATTATGCAGCAAAACCATTTGTGGGAGTTTGACCTTGAAAATCGCAAGGTGGGGTTTGGCCTCTCACCCTGCGTTTGA
- the LOC123193253 gene encoding guanine nucleotide exchange factor SPIKE 1 → MDGSGSGAAGGGGGGGSRFRRIPRQSFAHLKLDPMLDENLEQWPHLSELLQCYRSDWVKDEHKYGHYESVSPPSFRNQIFEGPDTDIETEARLASARRGKAEDGTDDDMPSTSGRQYSDAADVSKHFGQSPLPAYEPAFDWENERSMIFGQRTPETPISHHGSGLKISVKVLSLTFQAGLVEPFYGTICLHNRERREKLSEDFYFRVLPSEMQDAKISYEPRGMFYLDAPSASICLLIQLERPASEEGGVTPSVYSRKDPVHLSEREKQKLQVWSRIMPYRESFAWAIVPLFDNNIGAVSGGSASPSSPLATSVSGSSSHEGMFEPISKITLDGKLGYSSGSSIVVEISNLNKVKESYTEESLQDPKRKVHKPVKGVLRLEIEKHQTDQADFENISESGSVTNDSIDLGDRVTDSTFAKCPSNGSDGPLTSSSKWTSGDRKEVSGNGSNAPDFNADDFQAFDFRTTTRNEPFLQLFHCLYVYPLSVSLSRKRNLFIRVELRKDDADVRRQPLEAMYPREPGVSLQKWAHTQVAVGARVAYYHDEVKVSLPAIWTPLHHLLFTFFHVDLQTKLEAPKPVVIGYAALPLSTHAQLRSEISLPIIKELVPHYLQDSGKERLDYLEDGKTAFKLRLRLCSSLYPVNERIRDFFLEYDRHTLRTSPPWGSELLEAINSLKNVDSTALLQFLHPVLNMLLHLIGNGGETLQVAAFRAMVNILTRVQQESVDDAERNIFLVNYLDYAFDDFGGRQPPVYPGLSTVWGSLARSKAKGYRVGPVYDDVLAMAWFFLELVVKSMALEQARLFYHSLPLGEDAPPMQLRDGVFRCIMQLYDCLLTEVHERCKKGLSLAKRLNSSLAFFCYDLLSIIEPRQVFELVSLYLDKFSGVCQSVLHDCKLIFLQIICDHDLYVEMPGRDPSDRNYLSSILIQELFLTWDHDDLSQRAKAARILVVLLCKHEFDARYQKRDDKLYIAQLYFPLIGQILDEMPVFYNLNAVEKREVLIVVLEIVRNLDDELVKAWKQSIARTRLFFKLMEECLILFEHKKPADGMLLGTSSRSPVGEGPSSPKYSDRLSPAINNYLSEASRQEVRPQGTPENSYLWQRVNSQLSSPSQPYSLREALAQAQSSRIGASAQALRESLHPILRQKLELWEENLSAAVSLQVLEITEKFCMMAASHGIATDYGKLDCITAIIMSFFSRNQPISFWKAFFPIFNRVFDLHGATLMARENDRFLKQVAFHLLRLAVFRNESIRKRAVIGLQILVRSSLYFMQTARLRVMLTITLSELMSEVQVTQLKSDGTLEESGEARRLRKSLEEMADESKCPNLKDCGLPEDALFAVPENFSENRWSWSEVKYLSDSLLLALDASLEHALLVSVMTMDRYAAAESFYKLAMAFAPVPDLHIMWLLHLCEAHQEMQSWAEAAQCAVAVAGVVMQALVARNDGVWSKDHVAALRKICPIVSSEITAEASAAEVEGYGASKLTVDSAVKYLQLANKLFSQAELYHFCASILELVIPVYKSRRAYGQLAKCHTLLTDIYESILEQESSPIPFTDATYYRVGFYGEKFGKLDRKEYVYREPRDVRLGDIMEKLSHIYESRMDGNHTLHVIPDSRQVKADELQPGVCYLQITAVDAVMEDEDLGSRRERIFSLSTGSVRARVFDRFLFDTPFTKNGKTQGGLEDQWKRRTVLETEGSFPALVNRLLVIKSESLEFSPVENAIGMIETRTAALRNELEEPRSSEGDQLPRLQSLQRILQGSVAVQVNSGVLSVCTAFLSGEPATRLRSQELQQLIAALLEFMAVCKRAIRVHFRLIGEEDQEFHTQLVNGFQSLTAELSHYIPAILSEL, encoded by the exons ATGGACGGCTCCGGCAGCGGAGCTGCTGGTGGTGGTGGGGGAGGAGGTAGCCGGTTTAGGAGGATACCTCGCCAGTCTTTTGCTCATCTCAAGTTGGACCCCATG CTTGATGAGAATTTAGAGCAGTGGCCACATCTGAGTGAGCTGCTTCAGTGTTATAGAAGTGATTGGGTTAAGGATGAACACAAGTATGGTCATTATGAAAGCGTTAGCCCTCCATCTTTTCGAAATCAGATTTTTGAGGGGCCTGACACTGATATTGAGACAG AAGCTCGACTTGCCAGTGCTAGACGAGGGAAGGCTGAGGACGGAACTGATGATGACATGCCAAGTACTTCTGGAAGACAATACTCGGATGCTGCAGATGTGTCAAAG CATTTTGGTCAATCTCCTCTCCCTGCTTATGAACCTGCTTTTGACTGGGAAAATGAGAGATCAATGATATTTGGTCAAAGAACTCCTGAAACCCCTATTTCACACCATGGCAG TGGGTTGAAGATCTCTGTGAAAGTTTTGTCTCTAACATTTCAAGCTGGGCTAGTTG AGCCTTTCTATGGTACAATTTGCTTGCATAATagggagagaagagaaaaattgtcTGAGGATTTCTATTTCCGAGTTTTACCATCTGAAATGCAGGAT gctaaaatatcatatgaaccTCGTGGTATGTTCTATTTAGATGCTCCATCAGCATCCATTTGTCTGCTAATCCAGTTAGAGAGGCCTGCTTCAGAAGAAGGGGGAGTTACCCCGTCTGTTTATTCACGCAAAGACCCG GTGCACTTGTCAGAGAGAGAAAAGCAGAAACTGCAGGTGTGGTCTCGGATCATGCCTTACAGAGAGTCCTTTGCTTGGGCTATTGTTCCATTATTTGACAACAACATTGGTGCTGTTTCTGGTGGATCTGCTTCCCCTAGCAGTCCTCTTGCTACCAGTGTGTCTGGATCTAGTTCTCACGAGGGTATGTTTGAGCCCATTTCGAAGATCACATTAGATGGGAAGTTGGGATATTCAAGTGGAAGTTCCATTGTAGTTGAAATATCCAACttaaataaagtaaaggaaAGCTATACTGAGGAGTCACTTCAG GATCCTAAACGCAAAGTTCACAAACCGGTAAAAGGTGTTTTAAGATTGGAAATCGAGAAGCATCAAACAGACCAAGCTGATTTTGAGAACATATCAGAAAGTGGCAGTGTGacaaatgattccattgatctAGGGGACCGAGTTACAGATTCGACTTTTGCTAAGTGCCCCAGTAATGGTTCAGATGGGCCTCTGACTAGCAGCTCTAAGTGGACTTCCGGTGACAGGAAAGAAGTTTCTGGAAATGGGTCAAATGCTCCAGATTTTAATGCTGATGAT tttcaaGCTTTTGATTTCCGCACCACAACAAGAAATGAGCCCTTCTTGCAACTCTTTCATTGTCTGTACGTATATCCCTTGAGTGTAAGTTTGAGTCGGAAGAGGAACTTGTTCATTCGGGTTGAACTACGGAAGGATGATGCTGATGTTCGTCGACAgcctctggag GCAATGTATCCGAGGGAGCCAGGTGTGTCACTCCAGAAGTGGGCTCACACACAAGTTGCTGTTGGGGCTAGGGTTGCTTACTACCATGATGAAGTTAAAGTTTCACTGCCTGCTATATGGACACCACTGCATCACCTTTTATTCACATTCTTCCATGTTGATCTGCAGACAAAACTAGAAGCTCCAAAACCT GTAGTTATTGGATATGCCGCACTTCCATTGTCTACTCATGCTCA GTTGCGATCAGAAATTTCCTTACCTATAATAAAAGAACTGGTTCCACATTATCTCCAGGATTCGGGAAAG GAGAGGCTGGACTATCTGGAAGATGGAAAAACTGCTTTTAAATTGCGCTTAAGGCTCTGTTCATCTTTGTACCCTGTTAATGAACGGATTAGGGATTTCTTTCTTGAGTATGATAGACACACTCTTCGAACAAGCCCACCTTGGGGTTCTGAACTGCTGGAG GCAATCAATAGTTTGAAGAATGTTGACTCCACTGCTTTGCTACAATTTCTTCATCCGGTTTTGAATATGCTTCTCCATCTGATAGGCAATGGTGGAGAAACGCTTCAG GTCGCAGCCTTCAGGGCCATGGTTAATATCTTAACTAG GGTTCAGCAGGAGTCAGTTGATGATGCTGAGCGAAATATTTTTCTTGTGAACTATTTAGATTATGCCTTTGATGACTTTGGTGGTCGTCAACCTCCTGTTTATCCTGGTTTGTCCACAGTGTGGGGTAGCTTGGCTCGCAGTAAG GCTAAGGGATACCGTGTAGGACCAGTATATGATGATGTTCTAGCAATGGCTTGGTTTTTCCTTGAGCTAGTTGTCAAATCGATGGCACTGGAGCAGGCACGTCTTTTCTATCACAGTCTTCCATTAG GTGAAGATGCCCCCCCAATGCAACTGAGAGATGGTGTATTCAGATGCATAATGCAGCTGTATGATTGCCTTCTTACAGAAGTGCATGAGCGTTGTAAGAAAGGGTTAAGCCTTGCAAAACGCTTAAACAGTAGCTTGGCTTTCTTTTGCTATGATCTTTTGTCCATTATTGAACCTCGGCAAGTTTTTGAACTG GTGTCCTTGTACCTAGATAAGTTTTCTGGGGTATGCCAGTCAGTTCTGCATGATTGCAAGCTCATATTCTTGCAGATTATATGTGATCATGATCTTTATGTGGAAATGCCAGGAAGAGACCCTTCAGATAg GAACTACCTTTCATCCATCTTGATACAAGAGCTTTTCCTAACTTGGGATCATGATGATTTGTCTCAGCGAGCAAAG GCAGCTAGAATATTAGTAGTTCTTTTGTGCAAGCATGAGTTCGATGCTCGATACCAAAAGCGTGACGATAAGCTGTATATTGCTCAGTTATATTTTCCACTTATTGGCCAG ATTCTCGATGAAATGCCTGTCTTTTATAATCTAAATGCTGTTGAGAAGCGTGAAGTTCTAATTGTTGTATTGGAAATTGTGCGGAATCTGGATGATGAACTAGTGAAAGCTTGGAAGCAAAGCATAGCTCGAACCagattgtttttcaaacttatggaGGAATGCCTGATTCTGTTTGAG CACAAAAAACCGGCTGATGGAATGCTTTTGGGTACTAGTTCTCGCAGCCCTGTTGGTGAGGGCCCTTCATCTCCGAAGTACTCAGATAGACTCTCTCCTGCAATCAACAATTACTTGTCTGAGGCTTCAAGACAAGAAGTCAGA CCACAGGGAACCCCTGAAAATAGTTACTTGTGGCAGAGGGTGAATTCTCAGTTAAGCTCCCCTAGCCAGCCATATTCACTGCGAGAAGCTCTTGCTCAGGCACAATCTTCGAGGATTGGAGCTTCAGCACAGGCACTAAGAGAATCCTTGCACCCAATTTTGAGACAGAAGTTG GAACTTTGGGAAGAAAATTTGAGTGCTGCTGTAAGTCTTCAGGTTTTGGAAATAACTGAGAAATTCTGCATGATGGCAGCTTCGCATGGCATTGCCACCGATTATGGAAAACTTGATTGCATCACAGCAATAATCATGAGCTTCTTCTCCCGGAATCAGCCAATTTCTTTCTGGAAAGCTTTCTTTCCCATCTTCAATCGTGTTTTTGATCTTCATGGGGCAACACTAATGGCTAGGGAGAATGACCGCTTCTTGAAGCAAGTTGCATTCCATCTTCTTCGGTTGGCAGTTTTCCGTAATGAAAGCATTAGGAAAAGGGCTGTTATTGGGCTGCAGATACTTGTGAGG AGCTCTCTCTATTTTATGCAAACTGCAAGGCTGAGGGTTATGCTGACTATCACGTTGTCTGAGCTCATGTCTGAAGTGCAAGTAACTCAATTGAAATCTGACGGAACACTAGAAGAGAGTGGAGAAGCTAGGCGGCTTCGAAAATCATTGGAGGAAATGGCAGATGAATCTAAGTGCCCTAACCTTAAGGATTGTGGACTTCCTGAGGATGCTTTATTTGCTGTTCCGGAAAATTTTTCGGAGAATCGGTGGTCATGGTCGGAAGTGAAATATCTGTCTGACAGTCTTCTTCTGGCCCTTGATGCTAGCCTGGAACATGCACTTTTG GTCTCTGTAATGACCATGGATAGATATGCAGCTGCGGAAAGCTTCTATAAACTTGCAATGGCATTTGCTCCTGTCCCGGATCTTCATATAATGTGGTTGCTCCATTTATGTGAAGCACATCAGGAAATGCAGTCTTGGGCTGAAGCAGCACAGTGTGCTGTTGCCGTTGCGGGCGTTGTCATGCAG GCCCTTGTGGCAAGAAATGATGGTGTTTGGAGCAAAGACCATGTGGCCGCTCTTCGTAAAATTTGTCCCATAGTGAGTAGTGAAATCACTGCAGAGGCCTCTGCAGCTGAGGTGGAGGGTTATGGTGCTTCAAAGCTCACTGTTGACTCTGCTGTGAAGTACCTACAGCTGGCAAATAAGCTTTTTTCTCAAGCTGAACTCTATCATTTCTGTGCTAGCATTCTAGAACTTGTTATTCCTGTATATAAAAGCAGGAGAGCGTATGGACAACTGGCTAAATGCCACACATTACTCACTGACATCTATGAATCAATCCTGGAACAGGAATCAAGCCCAATCCCATTTACTGATGCTACATATTATAGAGTTGGATTTTATGGTGAGAAATTTGGGAAGCTGGACAGGAAGGAATACGTATACCGTGAACCCCGTGATGTACGATTAGGTGACATAATGGAGAAGCTTAGTCATATATACGAGTCCAGGATGGATGGCAATCACACTTTGCATGTTATTCCAGATTCAAGACAAGTGAAGGCAGATGAATTGCAGCCTGGAGTCTGCTACCTACAAATAACCGCTGTTGATGCAGTCATGGAAGATGAAGATCTGGGGAGCAGAAGGGAAAGAATCTTCTCTCTTTCCACTGGAAGTGTCCGTGCCCGTGTCTTTGACCGATTTTTGTTTGATACTCCGTTCACAAAAAATGGTAAGACCCAAGGCGGTCTTGAAGATCAGTGGAAGAGGCGGACTGTTCTTGAGACAGAAGGTTCCTTCCCAGCATTAGTGAATAGGCTCTTGGTGATCAAGTCTGAATCCCTTGAATTTTCTCCTGTGGAAAATGCAATTGGGATGATCGAAACTCGAACAGCTGCTCTACGAAATGAGCTTGAAGAGCCTCGCAGTTCTGAAGGTGATCAACTCCCACGCCTCCAGAGTCTTCAAAGAATCCTTCAAGGCAGTGTTGCAGTTCAA GTAAACAGTGGAGTTTTGAGTGTTTGCACAGCCTTCCTATCTGGTGAGCCAGCAACAAGACTACGTTCACAGGAACTGCAACAACTCATTGCTGCACTCCTCGAATTCATGGCTGTCTGCAAGCGTGCCATACGAGTACACTTTCGACTCATTGGAGAGGAAGACCAGGAGTTCCACACACAGCTTGTGAATGGATTTCAGTCTCTCACTGCAGAGTTATCTCATTACATCCCCGCCATTCTCTCAGAGCTATGA